Proteins from a single region of Streptomyces spectabilis:
- a CDS encoding class F sortase, translated as MALVLLTGLALIRNGSGEFDVGPPQPASAAAADRAPAEADGAPAPLAFSAADRVRVKAIRVDAPVMAVGLDAEGWVDAPPPDDPNLAGWFTGAVSPGEKGTSVLVGHVDNQQGPAVFYGLGSLKKGNRVEVRRQDGRTAVFEIYGIEVFAKNDFPGHRVYGDTGVPELRVITCGGGFSKQSGYDGNVVVFARLVDVR; from the coding sequence ATGGCGCTCGTGCTGCTCACCGGGCTCGCGCTGATCCGCAACGGCTCCGGCGAGTTCGACGTGGGCCCGCCGCAGCCCGCGTCGGCCGCGGCGGCGGACCGCGCGCCCGCCGAGGCCGACGGCGCCCCCGCGCCCCTGGCGTTCTCGGCGGCGGACCGCGTCCGCGTCAAGGCGATCCGCGTGGACGCCCCCGTGATGGCGGTCGGGCTCGACGCGGAGGGCTGGGTGGACGCGCCGCCGCCGGACGACCCGAATCTGGCCGGCTGGTTCACGGGCGCGGTGTCGCCGGGCGAGAAGGGGACGTCCGTCCTGGTCGGGCACGTGGACAACCAGCAGGGGCCCGCGGTGTTCTACGGCCTCGGCTCGCTCAAGAAGGGCAACCGCGTCGAGGTCCGGCGCCAGGACGGGCGCACGGCCGTCTTCGAGATCTACGGCATCGAGGTGTTCGCCAAGAACGACTTCCCCGGCCATCGCGTGTACGGCGACACGGGCGTGCCCGAGCTGCGCGTCATCACCTGCGGCGGCGGCTTCTCCAAGCAGAGCGGCTACGACGGGAACGTGGTGGTGTTCGCCCGCCTGGTCGACGTGCGCTGA
- a CDS encoding SAM-dependent methyltransferase, translated as MSEDVTAAGTSTGEDATRRYYETSDVDAFYDIVWGGEDIHTGIYAHEREPIADASRRTVQELADRLRATVGPERTVLDLGSGYGGTARYLADRFGCRVVALNLSTAQNERHRAANAKRGLGDLIEVVTGSFHDVPYADGHFDAVCSLEAFCHSGDRNRVLSEAVRVLKPGGALAFTDLMADDATPPEVLHAAVSRLGVDALATPAFYRERLTGLGLDAVDFADHSDQVVRHYVRLTDETRAKEAELRAVISPGYVDGLLGNLPLWVDAARAGRLRWGIFSGRRPGA; from the coding sequence ATGAGCGAGGACGTGACCGCAGCGGGCACGAGCACGGGCGAGGACGCGACGCGCCGCTACTACGAGACCAGTGACGTCGACGCGTTCTACGACATCGTGTGGGGCGGCGAGGACATTCACACCGGCATCTACGCGCACGAGCGGGAGCCGATCGCGGACGCCTCCCGGCGTACCGTCCAGGAACTCGCGGACCGGCTCCGGGCCACCGTCGGCCCGGAGCGCACCGTCCTGGACCTCGGTTCCGGATACGGCGGGACCGCCCGCTACCTGGCCGACCGCTTCGGCTGCCGGGTCGTCGCGCTCAACCTCAGCACCGCCCAGAACGAGCGGCACCGCGCGGCCAACGCCAAGCGCGGCCTCGGCGACCTCATCGAGGTCGTCACCGGCTCCTTCCACGACGTGCCGTACGCCGACGGCCACTTCGACGCCGTGTGCTCCCTGGAGGCGTTCTGCCACAGCGGCGACCGGAACCGGGTGCTCAGCGAGGCCGTACGGGTGCTCAAGCCCGGCGGGGCCCTGGCCTTCACCGACCTGATGGCCGACGATGCGACGCCCCCCGAGGTCCTGCACGCGGCCGTGTCCCGCCTCGGCGTGGACGCGCTCGCCACCCCGGCCTTCTACCGGGAGCGGCTCACCGGACTCGGCCTGGACGCGGTCGACTTCGCCGACCACAGCGACCAGGTGGTGCGCCACTACGTCCGCCTCACCGACGAGACGCGCGCCAAGGAGGCCGAACTGCGCGCCGTCATCAGCCCCGGCTACGTCGACGGACTGCTCGGCAATCTGCCGCTGTGGGTGGACGCGGCCCGCGCCGGGCGCCTGCGCTGGGGCATCTTCAGCGGCCGCCGCCCCGGGGCGTGA
- a CDS encoding putative bifunctional diguanylate cyclase/phosphodiesterase yields MSAEPDGPEDRLRRFATIWSRALFPVTATSLTRPEFERQLQPLARWLRDALDERPFRAATGEAVGAALVEAHCTEPEALSRTLNVVDAYLVLYCGAEGEREELRARCARIQHAVAAGFARALRTRTLAEQEAISRAALDARGTVAEALHASEARFRAVFHGAAVGIGIADLEGTVLEVNDALVRMFGGLEHHLRGRNVGSWTHPDDSPHVWKLYEELVHGEREHYRVEKAFYRPDGTVLWTNLTVSLLRDADGVPQYQLALVEDTTERRLLNLRLRYEATHDALTGLPNRTLFFERLEKALAAGERARFGLCYLDLDGFKTVNDSLGHAAGDRLLVEVADRLQACATAPGEMVARLGGDEFVALTTGPDTEREVDELAGRIMNALATPISVDGRELTVRGSIGIVEGPAAERGAAEVLRSADITMYRAKHAGGNRYELADPEADARAITRHGLTTALPVALERGEFFIEYQPLVHLEDGSVRGAEALVRWLHPQHGVIGPDRFIPLAEHTGLIVPLGRWVLEESVRQAYTWQARHEHAGPLRVNVNLSPCQLTHPGLVSDTVEILERTGLAPGALCLEVTESALIGADEDLLKPLRRLAEMGVDIALDDFGTGYSNLANLRRLPVSVLKLDRAFTQGMQHYPVDPVDLKIVEGIVSLAHSLDLAVTVEGVETGAQADQLRELGCDTAQGWYYARPGPPDRLHELALADVP; encoded by the coding sequence TTGAGCGCGGAGCCGGACGGGCCGGAGGACAGACTGCGCAGATTCGCCACGATCTGGAGTCGCGCGCTCTTCCCGGTGACCGCCACCTCGCTGACCCGGCCCGAGTTCGAGCGGCAACTCCAGCCGCTCGCCCGGTGGTTGCGCGACGCCCTGGACGAGCGGCCGTTCCGCGCCGCCACCGGCGAGGCGGTCGGCGCGGCCCTGGTCGAGGCGCACTGCACCGAGCCGGAGGCGCTCAGCCGCACCCTGAACGTGGTGGACGCCTACCTCGTCCTGTACTGCGGCGCCGAGGGGGAGCGCGAGGAGCTGCGGGCCCGCTGCGCCCGCATCCAGCACGCGGTCGCCGCCGGGTTCGCGCGGGCGCTGCGGACGCGCACCCTGGCCGAGCAGGAGGCCATATCCCGGGCGGCGCTCGACGCGCGCGGCACCGTCGCCGAGGCCCTGCACGCGAGCGAGGCCCGCTTCCGCGCGGTGTTCCACGGCGCCGCGGTCGGCATCGGCATCGCCGACCTCGAAGGCACCGTCCTGGAGGTCAACGACGCCCTCGTGCGGATGTTCGGCGGCCTGGAGCACCATCTGCGCGGGCGCAACGTGGGCAGCTGGACGCACCCCGACGACTCCCCGCACGTGTGGAAGCTCTACGAGGAGCTGGTGCACGGCGAGCGCGAGCACTACCGCGTCGAGAAGGCCTTCTACCGCCCCGACGGCACCGTCCTGTGGACCAATCTGACGGTCTCTTTGCTGCGTGACGCCGACGGGGTGCCCCAGTACCAGCTCGCGCTCGTCGAGGACACCACCGAGCGCCGGCTCCTGAACCTGCGCCTGCGCTACGAGGCGACGCACGACGCGCTCACCGGACTGCCCAACCGCACGCTGTTCTTCGAGCGCCTGGAGAAGGCGCTCGCGGCGGGGGAGCGCGCCCGGTTCGGGCTCTGCTACCTGGACCTCGACGGCTTCAAGACGGTCAACGACAGCCTGGGGCACGCGGCGGGCGACCGGCTGCTCGTGGAAGTCGCCGACCGCCTCCAGGCCTGCGCGACCGCGCCCGGAGAGATGGTGGCCCGGCTCGGCGGCGACGAGTTCGTGGCGCTGACCACCGGACCCGACACGGAGCGGGAGGTCGACGAGTTGGCCGGGCGCATCATGAACGCGCTCGCGACGCCGATCAGCGTCGACGGCCGCGAGCTGACCGTGCGCGGCTCCATCGGCATCGTCGAGGGCCCGGCCGCCGAGCGCGGCGCCGCCGAGGTGCTGCGCAGCGCCGACATCACGATGTACCGCGCGAAGCACGCGGGCGGCAACCGCTACGAGCTGGCCGACCCCGAGGCCGACGCCCGCGCCATCACCCGGCACGGCCTGACGACGGCGCTGCCGGTGGCCCTGGAGCGCGGCGAGTTCTTCATCGAGTACCAGCCGCTCGTGCATCTGGAGGACGGCAGTGTGCGCGGCGCCGAGGCGCTGGTGCGCTGGCTGCACCCGCAGCACGGCGTCATCGGACCGGACCGATTCATTCCGCTCGCCGAGCACACCGGGCTCATCGTGCCGCTCGGCCGCTGGGTCCTGGAGGAGTCCGTGCGCCAGGCCTACACCTGGCAGGCCCGGCACGAGCACGCGGGACCGCTGCGCGTGAACGTGAACCTCTCACCGTGCCAGCTCACCCACCCCGGCCTGGTCTCCGACACCGTGGAGATCCTGGAGCGGACCGGGCTCGCGCCCGGCGCGCTCTGCCTGGAGGTCACCGAGTCCGCGCTGATCGGCGCCGACGAGGACCTGCTCAAGCCGCTGCGGCGGCTCGCCGAGATGGGCGTCGACATCGCGCTCGACGACTTCGGCACGGGGTACTCGAACCTGGCGAACCTCCGGCGCCTGCCGGTCAGCGTCCTGAAGCTCGACCGGGCCTTCACACAGGGCATGCAGCACTACCCCGTCGACCCCGTCGACCTGAAGATCGTCGAGGGCATCGTGTCGCTCGCGCACAGCCTGGACCTGGCCGTGACGGTCGAGGGCGTCGAGACGGGGGCGCAGGCCGACCAGCTGCGGGAGCTGGGGTGCGACACCGCGCAGGGCTGGTACTACGCCCGGCCCGGGCCGCCGGACCGGCTGCACGAGCTGGCGCTCGCCGACGTGCCCTGA
- a CDS encoding aldo/keto reductase, with amino-acid sequence MQHRRIGDTTVSAIGLGAMPLSIEGRPDEDRAVATVHAALDAGVTLIDTADSYHWHAGERGHNEELVARALARYGGDTSGVLVATKGGRGRPGDGSWTVTGTPGHLKRAAEGSLRRLGTEAIGLYQLHKPDPDVPWAESVGALRALLDAGTIRAAGVSNVTPGQIREAHAILGAGLVSVQNQYSPAVRDSEEALRLATELGLAFLPWSPLGGISRSSLDGPSGGASAGTAFHRVAAARGTSPQQIALAWLLTRSPVLIPVPGASRPASVRDSAGAADLTLTEEELALLNAPDAAAPGAAASGGTAWRQPSMPGKSSAKGSAVAAMPRL; translated from the coding sequence GTGCAGCACCGCCGCATCGGCGACACCACCGTCAGCGCCATCGGCCTCGGCGCCATGCCCCTGTCCATCGAGGGGCGGCCCGACGAGGACAGGGCCGTCGCCACCGTCCACGCCGCCCTCGACGCGGGCGTCACGCTGATCGACACCGCCGACTCGTACCACTGGCACGCGGGCGAGAGGGGGCACAACGAAGAACTCGTCGCCCGCGCCCTGGCCCGCTACGGCGGCGACACCTCCGGGGTGCTCGTCGCCACGAAGGGCGGGCGCGGGCGGCCCGGCGACGGCAGTTGGACGGTCACCGGCACCCCCGGTCATCTGAAGCGCGCCGCCGAGGGCTCGCTGCGCCGCCTCGGCACCGAGGCGATCGGCCTGTACCAGCTGCACAAGCCGGACCCGGACGTGCCGTGGGCCGAATCCGTCGGCGCCCTGCGCGCACTGCTCGACGCGGGCACGATCAGGGCGGCCGGGGTCTCCAATGTGACGCCCGGCCAGATCCGGGAGGCCCACGCGATCCTCGGGGCGGGTCTCGTCTCCGTGCAGAACCAGTACTCGCCCGCCGTCCGGGACAGTGAGGAGGCGCTGCGCCTGGCCACCGAGCTGGGGCTCGCGTTCCTGCCCTGGAGTCCGCTCGGCGGCATCTCCCGCAGCTCCCTGGACGGGCCTTCGGGCGGGGCGTCGGCCGGTACGGCCTTCCACCGGGTCGCCGCCGCCCGCGGCACGAGCCCGCAGCAGATCGCGCTCGCCTGGCTCCTGACCCGCTCGCCGGTGCTGATCCCCGTCCCCGGAGCGAGCCGCCCGGCGTCGGTGCGGGACTCCGCGGGAGCCGCGGACCTCACCCTCACCGAGGAGGAGCTGGCCCTCCTGAACGCGCCGGACGCGGCGGCCCCGGGGGCGGCCGCGTCCGGCGGGACGGCGTGGCGTCAGCCGTCGATGCCGGGGAAGAGCAGCGCGAAGGGCTCCGCCGTGGCCGCGATGCCGCGGCTGTAA
- a CDS encoding DUF4239 domain-containing protein, which produces MTEWLVLTLAMAAACAVVLLIVVLRHWRSSTNADVSETPDVMEYMTMMIGVVYAIVLGLAIAGVWEARSAAQDHVRTEAQALHEVHERVRVYPAEVRDRIRDDVRAYVGHVVTKEWDQMADNGELTPRGTALLATLRHDVTDYEPKSDFEAQAYQPLIDQVALADDARGARGDSAEATMPGVVWFGLITGGLVTVGLIFAFQIRRNVRELVLAGLFSALIAFLLFLIWDFDAPYSRGIAATAEPFALLFPGIDG; this is translated from the coding sequence TTGACGGAATGGCTTGTTCTCACCCTCGCGATGGCCGCCGCGTGCGCCGTCGTGCTCCTCATCGTCGTGCTGCGGCACTGGCGGAGCTCCACAAACGCTGACGTATCGGAGACTCCGGACGTGATGGAGTACATGACGATGATGATCGGCGTGGTCTACGCCATCGTCCTCGGCCTGGCCATCGCCGGTGTCTGGGAGGCCCGCAGCGCCGCCCAGGACCACGTCCGTACCGAGGCCCAGGCGCTGCACGAGGTGCATGAGCGGGTCCGTGTCTACCCCGCCGAGGTCCGCGACCGCATCCGCGACGACGTAAGGGCGTATGTCGGCCATGTGGTGACGAAGGAGTGGGACCAGATGGCCGACAACGGTGAACTCACCCCGCGCGGCACCGCCCTGCTGGCCACGCTCCGCCACGACGTCACCGACTACGAACCCAAGTCCGACTTCGAGGCCCAGGCCTACCAGCCCCTCATCGACCAGGTGGCCCTCGCCGACGACGCGCGCGGGGCCCGCGGCGACAGCGCGGAGGCCACCATGCCGGGGGTCGTCTGGTTCGGCCTGATCACCGGCGGCCTCGTGACCGTCGGCCTCATCTTCGCCTTCCAGATCCGCCGCAACGTCCGCGAACTCGTCCTCGCGGGCCTCTTCTCCGCCCTGATCGCCTTCCTGCTCTTCCTGATCTGGGACTTCGACGCCCCTTACAGCCGCGGCATCGCGGCCACGGCGGAGCCCTTCGCGCTGCTCTTCCCCGGCATCGACGGCTGA
- a CDS encoding SCO0930 family lipoprotein, which translates to MKTWRSASLVATAAAVLALTTACGQDEGEQSPKGQNVGNEAPAGDGYGSGDGYGADSGSAAKGAAKAKSAGQLAVRDSKKLGKVVTDSAGFTLYRFDKDTAQPPKSNCDGACEQAWPVVPAKGAEAAPGVDESLLGEVTRSDGSKQLTIDGWPMYRFAKDAEPGDAKGQGVGGTWFASAPDGKKAKPAAPGGGAGAARPAERAGLSTRNDPELGEIVVDRNGMTVYRFTKDSAWPMKSACTGACLEKWPVVEPVAKNDTKGILEKGFVTFDRPDGRKQQTIDCWPLYTFAGDKKPGDTNGQGVGGTWFAAAPDGKAVRAAQ; encoded by the coding sequence ATGAAGACCTGGCGGAGCGCCTCGCTCGTAGCGACAGCTGCGGCCGTGCTGGCGCTGACGACGGCGTGCGGTCAGGACGAGGGGGAGCAGTCCCCGAAGGGCCAGAACGTGGGCAACGAGGCGCCCGCCGGGGACGGCTACGGCTCGGGTGACGGCTACGGCGCCGACTCGGGCAGCGCCGCGAAGGGGGCGGCCAAGGCCAAGTCGGCGGGGCAGCTCGCCGTCCGGGACAGCAAGAAGCTCGGCAAGGTCGTCACGGACAGCGCGGGCTTCACGCTGTACCGCTTCGACAAGGACACCGCGCAGCCGCCGAAGTCGAACTGCGACGGCGCCTGTGAGCAGGCCTGGCCCGTGGTGCCCGCGAAGGGCGCGGAGGCGGCCCCCGGCGTCGACGAGTCCCTGCTCGGCGAGGTCACCCGGTCCGACGGCAGCAAGCAGCTGACCATCGACGGCTGGCCGATGTACCGATTCGCCAAGGACGCCGAGCCCGGTGACGCCAAGGGGCAGGGCGTGGGCGGCACCTGGTTCGCCTCGGCGCCCGACGGCAAGAAGGCCAAGCCCGCGGCCCCCGGCGGCGGTGCGGGCGCCGCGCGGCCCGCCGAGCGGGCCGGGCTCTCCACGCGCAACGACCCCGAGCTCGGCGAGATCGTCGTCGACAGGAACGGCATGACGGTCTACCGCTTCACCAAGGACTCCGCCTGGCCCATGAAGTCCGCCTGCACCGGCGCCTGCCTGGAGAAGTGGCCGGTCGTGGAGCCCGTGGCCAAGAACGACACCAAGGGCATCCTGGAGAAGGGGTTCGTCACCTTCGACCGCCCCGACGGCCGCAAGCAGCAGACGATCGACTGCTGGCCGCTGTACACCTTTGCCGGGGACAAGAAGCCCGGTGACACCAACGGCCAGGGTGTGGGCGGCACCTGGTTCGCCGCGGCCCCGGACGGCAAGGCGGTGCGCGCCGCTCAGTAG
- a CDS encoding alpha/beta hydrolase: protein MERVVTAGGPLDWSLVAGTVPVLVRALGALGLAVLLFSRDRRWWTRLLPAALVLAALLSFLVPVVVDDWWQPFPDALPTDVVVWIGVAVLGVCLAFFRMPTLRLRGRAGALAAGACVVLLGLCEVNIHYDNYPTPRTLLGPQDTVGFKEAAGRAEPLVEVPPGKAVSEVWRAPDGLPAKGTVSKTPIPGTRSHFDARDAYVYLPPAYQASPRPPLPVLVLMAGQPGSPEDWITSGQLPDMMDDFAAAHAGLAPVVLVVDPLGGSFDNPLCMNSRLGDVQTYLAEDVPHWAATHLQVASGRAHRAISGLSNGGTCSLQMAVNAPGRYGSFVDISGQDEPTLGSREKTVDAAFGGDEKAFEKVNPLDVLARERFPDTSAVFVAGKDDSTYRPQALKAYAAAKKAGMKAALVELPGGHSWQVWRPGLQEHLGWIASRTGLTP from the coding sequence GTGGAGCGGGTGGTGACGGCCGGGGGGCCGCTGGACTGGTCGCTGGTGGCCGGAACCGTACCGGTCCTGGTGCGGGCGCTCGGCGCGCTGGGGCTCGCCGTGCTGCTTTTCTCGCGGGACCGCCGCTGGTGGACGCGGCTGCTGCCCGCCGCGCTCGTGCTCGCCGCGCTCCTGTCGTTCCTGGTCCCGGTGGTGGTGGACGACTGGTGGCAGCCCTTCCCCGACGCGCTGCCGACCGACGTGGTGGTGTGGATCGGGGTGGCGGTCCTCGGCGTGTGCCTCGCCTTCTTCCGGATGCCGACGCTGCGCCTGCGCGGCCGGGCCGGGGCGCTGGCCGCCGGGGCGTGCGTGGTGCTCCTCGGCCTCTGCGAGGTCAACATCCACTACGACAACTACCCGACCCCGCGCACCCTGCTCGGGCCGCAGGACACCGTCGGCTTCAAGGAGGCCGCCGGGCGCGCGGAGCCGCTCGTCGAGGTGCCGCCGGGCAAGGCGGTGTCCGAGGTCTGGCGGGCCCCGGACGGCCTGCCCGCCAAGGGCACGGTGTCGAAGACCCCGATCCCGGGGACGAGGTCGCACTTCGACGCCCGGGACGCGTACGTCTATCTGCCGCCCGCCTACCAGGCGTCCCCGCGGCCGCCGCTGCCCGTGCTCGTCCTGATGGCGGGGCAGCCGGGCTCGCCGGAGGACTGGATCACCTCGGGGCAACTGCCGGACATGATGGACGACTTCGCCGCCGCGCACGCGGGCCTCGCGCCCGTCGTGCTCGTCGTGGACCCGCTCGGCGGCTCCTTCGACAACCCGCTGTGCATGAACTCCCGGCTCGGCGACGTCCAGACGTACCTCGCAGAGGACGTGCCGCACTGGGCGGCCACCCACCTCCAGGTCGCCTCCGGACGCGCGCACCGGGCGATCTCCGGCCTGTCCAACGGCGGGACCTGCTCGCTCCAGATGGCGGTGAACGCGCCCGGCCGGTACGGCTCCTTCGTCGACATCTCCGGGCAGGACGAGCCGACCCTCGGCAGCCGCGAGAAGACCGTCGACGCGGCCTTCGGCGGCGACGAGAAGGCCTTCGAGAAGGTCAACCCGCTCGACGTGCTCGCGCGCGAACGCTTCCCCGACACCTCGGCCGTCTTCGTCGCGGGGAAGGACGACTCCACCTACCGGCCGCAGGCGCTCAAGGCGTACGCGGCCGCGAAGAAGGCGGGGATGAAGGCCGCACTCGTCGAGCTTCCCGGCGGTCACAGCTGGCAGGTGTGGCGCCCCGGCCTCCAGGAGCACCTGGGCTGGATCGCGTCCCGCACGGGCCTCACGCCGTGA
- a CDS encoding NAD-dependent epimerase/dehydratase family protein translates to MATICVIGGSRYFGELLVRRLRADGHDVTVVNRGAMPPPPGVRHLVADRDDAAALAAALGSRTFVVVVDQVCYTPAQAAVAARAFRGRAGRYVMTSTIEVYDPATAAWPHTSSRTPVPETAVDPETWPVRLDLPWHDPEFRAAHYAEGKRQAEAVLARDGGLPFAAVRSAHVLGGGAREFTGRLDHYVSRILRGAEIAVHRDPLPTVFVHHQEIAALLRWAATGSDFTGALNAASHGPLDVMDLTAAIAERTGRAPRYRTVATGQDASPFSLDRHYAMDNARAGRLGFRLSHTSDWLPGAVAEALATARTAAAA, encoded by the coding sequence ATGGCAACCATCTGCGTCATCGGCGGCAGCCGGTACTTCGGCGAACTCCTGGTCCGGCGCCTGCGCGCGGACGGCCACGACGTCACCGTGGTCAACCGCGGGGCCATGCCCCCGCCTCCCGGCGTCCGGCACCTCGTCGCCGACCGCGACGACGCGGCCGCCCTCGCCGCGGCCCTCGGCTCCCGCACCTTCGTCGTCGTCGTCGACCAGGTCTGCTACACGCCCGCCCAGGCCGCCGTCGCCGCCCGTGCCTTCCGCGGCCGCGCCGGGCGGTACGTCATGACCTCGACGATCGAGGTGTACGACCCGGCCACGGCCGCGTGGCCGCACACCTCGTCCCGTACCCCGGTGCCGGAGACCGCCGTGGACCCGGAGACCTGGCCCGTCCGCCTCGACCTGCCCTGGCACGACCCGGAGTTCCGCGCGGCCCACTACGCCGAGGGCAAGCGCCAGGCGGAGGCGGTCCTCGCGCGGGACGGCGGCCTTCCGTTCGCCGCCGTGCGCAGCGCCCACGTGCTCGGCGGCGGCGCCCGGGAGTTCACGGGCCGCCTCGACCACTACGTGTCACGGATCCTGCGGGGCGCGGAGATCGCCGTGCACCGCGATCCGCTGCCCACGGTCTTCGTCCACCACCAGGAGATCGCGGCCCTGCTGCGCTGGGCGGCGACCGGCTCGGACTTCACCGGCGCGCTGAACGCCGCCTCGCACGGCCCCCTCGACGTCATGGACCTGACGGCGGCGATCGCCGAGCGGACCGGCCGCGCGCCGAGGTACCGCACCGTCGCCACCGGGCAGGACGCGTCGCCGTTCTCCCTCGACCGCCACTACGCGATGGACAACGCCCGCGCCGGACGGCTCGGCTTCCGCCTCTCCCACACGTCCGACTGGCTGCCCGGCGCCGTCGCGGAAGCGCTCGCGACCGCGCGTACCGCCGCGGCGGCCTGA
- a CDS encoding YidB family protein: MAAIDAPSTPLELFLITTLFDGGHIAPAIEELRAAGLGDKVDSWVGTGENQPLAADELTKALGDNIARIAALLGLGADEVAEKAAAALPVTFDALSPEGKVVTQ; encoded by the coding sequence ATGGCTGCCATCGACGCCCCCTCCACCCCCCTGGAGCTGTTCCTCATCACCACCCTCTTCGACGGTGGCCACATCGCCCCCGCGATCGAGGAGCTGCGCGCGGCCGGCCTCGGCGACAAGGTCGACTCCTGGGTCGGCACGGGCGAGAACCAGCCCCTCGCCGCCGACGAGCTGACCAAGGCGCTCGGTGACAACATCGCCCGCATCGCCGCCCTCCTGGGGCTCGGCGCGGACGAGGTCGCCGAGAAGGCCGCGGCCGCCCTTCCGGTCACCTTCGACGCCCTGAGCCCGGAGGGCAAGGTCGTCACCCAGTAG
- a CDS encoding LysR family transcriptional regulator, protein MIDVQRLRVLRAVAEHGSFNRAAAALRLTPSAVSQHVAALERSLGAAVVTRSTRGVALTEPGRVMVDAEAVTAELARARARVDRLAAPRPRLTVATFTSGGRVLLPGALTRFAAEHPQTDLTVLEREPEDSVRLVCEGAADLALAYHFDGPLADGGPDGRPGVVWTPLLDDPLSAVLPDDHPLAARPSVDLAELAAERWVLGCLKTEAYLRRYAALAGFEPVIRGTTTDYFFARSLVAARVGVSLVPSVALAPELPGVRAVPVLPPALTRRIGMATASGRHGHPLAEALARALRAEAGVLDPAVPRDPPGPRALTPRGGGR, encoded by the coding sequence GTGATCGATGTGCAGCGGCTCCGCGTGCTCCGCGCCGTGGCGGAGCACGGCAGCTTCAACCGCGCGGCCGCGGCCCTGCGCCTCACCCCGTCGGCCGTGTCCCAGCACGTCGCGGCCCTGGAGCGGAGCCTCGGCGCGGCGGTCGTGACGCGCAGCACGCGCGGGGTCGCCCTCACCGAGCCCGGCCGGGTCATGGTGGACGCCGAGGCCGTGACCGCGGAACTGGCCAGGGCCCGGGCGCGGGTGGACCGGCTCGCGGCGCCCCGGCCCCGGCTCACGGTGGCCACCTTCACCAGCGGCGGCCGGGTGCTGCTTCCCGGGGCCCTGACCCGGTTCGCGGCGGAGCATCCGCAGACGGACCTCACGGTGCTCGAACGGGAGCCGGAGGACAGCGTGCGCCTGGTGTGCGAGGGCGCGGCGGACCTGGCGCTCGCCTACCACTTCGACGGGCCCCTGGCCGACGGCGGCCCGGACGGCCGCCCCGGTGTGGTGTGGACGCCGCTGCTCGACGACCCGCTGTCGGCCGTCCTGCCCGACGACCACCCCCTGGCGGCACGGCCGTCGGTGGACCTCGCGGAACTCGCCGCCGAGCGCTGGGTGCTCGGCTGTCTCAAGACGGAGGCGTATCTGCGCCGGTACGCCGCCCTCGCGGGTTTCGAGCCGGTGATCCGCGGCACCACGACGGACTACTTCTTCGCGCGCTCCCTGGTCGCCGCGCGGGTCGGCGTCTCGCTGGTCCCGTCGGTGGCGCTCGCCCCGGAGCTGCCCGGGGTGAGAGCCGTGCCGGTCCTGCCCCCGGCCCTGACCCGCCGCATCGGCATGGCGACGGCGTCGGGGCGGCACGGCCATCCCCTCGCGGAGGCGTTGGCCCGGGCGCTGCGGGCCGAGGCCGGGGTGCTCGATCCGGCCGTGCCCCGCGACCCGCCGGGGCCGCGTGCCCTCACGCCCCGGGGCGGCGGCCGCTGA
- a CDS encoding SAM-dependent methyltransferase, with product MERPAWAPPGIDIAMPSAARINDCYLGGSYNFEADREAARRALEFLPGLPKIAQANRAFTRRAVRFAVEAGIDQFLDIGCGLPSFGAVHEVVRAAAPGARVVYVDHDPVAVAHARAVVDGEPRYDAVFADLRKPRDILGSSEVRALIDLDKPTALLLSAILHFVEDAYDPYAAVGELRDATASGSLLAVTHISYEGIPVPQEQAAGAVGVYNDIRNPLIMRSRAEIARFFEGYDMVEPGLVPMPQWRADTELADEDPWSFSGFAGVGRKR from the coding sequence ATGGAGCGTCCCGCCTGGGCTCCGCCCGGCATCGACATCGCGATGCCGAGCGCGGCCCGGATCAACGACTGCTACCTGGGGGGCTCGTACAACTTCGAGGCGGACCGGGAGGCCGCGCGCCGGGCGCTCGAGTTCCTGCCCGGGTTACCCAAGATCGCTCAGGCGAATCGTGCCTTCACCCGCCGCGCCGTGCGTTTCGCCGTGGAGGCGGGCATCGACCAGTTCCTCGACATCGGCTGCGGCCTGCCGTCCTTCGGGGCGGTCCACGAGGTGGTCCGGGCCGCGGCCCCGGGGGCGCGCGTCGTGTACGTGGACCACGACCCGGTGGCCGTCGCGCACGCCCGCGCGGTCGTGGACGGCGAGCCCCGATACGACGCGGTCTTCGCCGATCTGCGCAAACCCCGGGACATCCTGGGCAGTTCCGAGGTCAGGGCGCTGATCGACTTGGACAAGCCGACTGCGCTTCTTCTGTCGGCCATACTCCACTTCGTCGAGGACGCGTACGATCCCTACGCGGCGGTCGGAGAGCTGCGGGACGCGACGGCGTCCGGCAGCCTGCTGGCCGTCACGCACATTTCGTACGAAGGGATACCGGTTCCGCAGGAGCAGGCCGCCGGCGCCGTCGGCGTGTACAACGACATCCGCAATCCATTGATCATGCGATCGCGTGCCGAGATCGCGCGGTTCTTCGAGGGATACGACATGGTGGAACCCGGCCTCGTGCCGATGCCGCAGTGGCGGGCCGACACGGAGCTCGCGGACGAGGACCCCTGGTCCTTCTCCGGTTTCGCCGGCGTGGGACGCAAGCGTTGA